Proteins encoded together in one Epinephelus lanceolatus isolate andai-2023 chromosome 4, ASM4190304v1, whole genome shotgun sequence window:
- the LOC117259294 gene encoding mRNA decay activator protein ZFP36 isoform X2 codes for MPSFPMYEFADLEEMMCKLLNLDLREQSRLLPPQSLAMRTTGCIGQTRSNMSFSLSSLSCLPTDPSDGALLTSSQWGQQSESPLPSQLANSTQWGKSGFLSQRSISMVETSSTTAVSLGWPGTDVALSQNDISPTALNTSSSSSSSSSSRYKTELCRSFTESGLCKYGGKCQFAHGTDELRDLNRHPKYKTEPCRTFHTIGFCPYGIRCHFVHNNEEEKKHATRSSTSSSSSASIPQQPSSSFRSHRPPLVRQSFSFAGFPSAPQQALQPAPNAHPRPATASFTRAPSASPPSCADITDLLSHAFLEVDSAFEASPAHQYQPIMGQATAGDPRSPFLPSPDSGCSPCGLSPNASPSLRLSPSTIGVFSGPLGARSLSYTSLCDQDQDGSSSASSLSGSESCGGISDVNGRRLAVFSQFSVPEDSTGFCL; via the exons ATGCCATCTTTCCCCATGTACGAGTTTGCGGACCTGGAGGAGATGATGTGCAAG CTACTGAATCTGGACCTGAGGGAGCAGAGCCGACTGCTACCACCCCAGAGTCTGGCAATGAGAACAACAGGTTGCATTGGTCAGACACGTAGCAACATGTCGTTTTCACTGTCATCCCTCTCCTGCCTCCCCACGGATCCTTCAGATGGTGCATTACTGACCTCCAGCCAATGGGGGCAGCAGTCAGAAAGCCCTCTGCCCTCCCAGCTTGCTAATTCCACCCAGTGGGGGAAGTCGGGCTTCCTCTCCCAGCGCTCCATCAGCATGGTGGAGACCAGCAGCACCACAGCAGTGAGTCTTGGCTGGCCCGGGACTGACGTAGCGCTCTCCCAAAATGACATCAGCCCCACCGCACTGAACACTAGCTCATCCTCATCGTCCTCTTCCTCATCACGCTATAAGACTGAACTGTGTCGATCTTTCACCGAGAGTGGCTTGTGCAAGTATGGTGGGAAGTGCCAGTTTGCCCACGGGACAGACGAGCTGCGGGATCTTAATAGACATCCGAAATACAAAACGGAGCCGTGCCGTACGTTTCACACCATCGGTTTCTGCCCCTATGGGATACGCTGCCACTTTGTCCACAACAAcgaggaagaaaagaaacacgCCACTCGTTCCTCCacgtcctcttcctcctccgcAAGCATTCCCCAGCAGCCATCTTCCTCCTTCCGCTCGCACAGACCTCCCCTCGTCAGACAGAGCTTCAGTTTTGCAGGGTTCCCCTCTGCGCCCCAGCAAGCCCTTCAGCCTGCCCCTAATGCTCACCCTCGGCCTGCCACAGCCTCTTTCACACGTGCTCCATCggcctctcctccctcctgcgCTGACATTACTGACCTCCTTTCTCATGCCTTCCTGGAGGTGGACTCTGCCTTCGAGGCCTCCCCTGCCCACCAGTACCAGCCCATCATGGGCCAGGCCACTGCAGGAGATCCCAGGTCTCCATTCCTTCCCTCCCCAGACTCCGGCTGTTCTCCATGTGGGCTGTCTCCGAATGCCTCCCCTTCCCTGCGGCTGAGTCCCAGTACTATTGGGGTGTTTTCAGGGCCACTTGGTGCCCGATCCCTGTCCTACACCTCTCTGTGCGACCAGGACCAGGATGGAAGCAGCTCTGCGAGCTCCCTCAGTGGCTCCGAATCCTGTGGCGGCATTAGCGACGTCAACGGCAGACGCCTGGCCGTATTCAGCCAGTTCTCTGTTCCTGAGGATTCTACAGGGTTCTGCCTTTAG
- the LOC117259294 gene encoding mRNA decay activator protein ZFP36 isoform X1: MPSFPMYEFADLEEMMCKQLLNLDLREQSRLLPPQSLAMRTTGCIGQTRSNMSFSLSSLSCLPTDPSDGALLTSSQWGQQSESPLPSQLANSTQWGKSGFLSQRSISMVETSSTTAVSLGWPGTDVALSQNDISPTALNTSSSSSSSSSSRYKTELCRSFTESGLCKYGGKCQFAHGTDELRDLNRHPKYKTEPCRTFHTIGFCPYGIRCHFVHNNEEEKKHATRSSTSSSSSASIPQQPSSSFRSHRPPLVRQSFSFAGFPSAPQQALQPAPNAHPRPATASFTRAPSASPPSCADITDLLSHAFLEVDSAFEASPAHQYQPIMGQATAGDPRSPFLPSPDSGCSPCGLSPNASPSLRLSPSTIGVFSGPLGARSLSYTSLCDQDQDGSSSASSLSGSESCGGISDVNGRRLAVFSQFSVPEDSTGFCL; encoded by the exons ATGCCATCTTTCCCCATGTACGAGTTTGCGGACCTGGAGGAGATGATGTGCAAG CAGCTACTGAATCTGGACCTGAGGGAGCAGAGCCGACTGCTACCACCCCAGAGTCTGGCAATGAGAACAACAGGTTGCATTGGTCAGACACGTAGCAACATGTCGTTTTCACTGTCATCCCTCTCCTGCCTCCCCACGGATCCTTCAGATGGTGCATTACTGACCTCCAGCCAATGGGGGCAGCAGTCAGAAAGCCCTCTGCCCTCCCAGCTTGCTAATTCCACCCAGTGGGGGAAGTCGGGCTTCCTCTCCCAGCGCTCCATCAGCATGGTGGAGACCAGCAGCACCACAGCAGTGAGTCTTGGCTGGCCCGGGACTGACGTAGCGCTCTCCCAAAATGACATCAGCCCCACCGCACTGAACACTAGCTCATCCTCATCGTCCTCTTCCTCATCACGCTATAAGACTGAACTGTGTCGATCTTTCACCGAGAGTGGCTTGTGCAAGTATGGTGGGAAGTGCCAGTTTGCCCACGGGACAGACGAGCTGCGGGATCTTAATAGACATCCGAAATACAAAACGGAGCCGTGCCGTACGTTTCACACCATCGGTTTCTGCCCCTATGGGATACGCTGCCACTTTGTCCACAACAAcgaggaagaaaagaaacacgCCACTCGTTCCTCCacgtcctcttcctcctccgcAAGCATTCCCCAGCAGCCATCTTCCTCCTTCCGCTCGCACAGACCTCCCCTCGTCAGACAGAGCTTCAGTTTTGCAGGGTTCCCCTCTGCGCCCCAGCAAGCCCTTCAGCCTGCCCCTAATGCTCACCCTCGGCCTGCCACAGCCTCTTTCACACGTGCTCCATCggcctctcctccctcctgcgCTGACATTACTGACCTCCTTTCTCATGCCTTCCTGGAGGTGGACTCTGCCTTCGAGGCCTCCCCTGCCCACCAGTACCAGCCCATCATGGGCCAGGCCACTGCAGGAGATCCCAGGTCTCCATTCCTTCCCTCCCCAGACTCCGGCTGTTCTCCATGTGGGCTGTCTCCGAATGCCTCCCCTTCCCTGCGGCTGAGTCCCAGTACTATTGGGGTGTTTTCAGGGCCACTTGGTGCCCGATCCCTGTCCTACACCTCTCTGTGCGACCAGGACCAGGATGGAAGCAGCTCTGCGAGCTCCCTCAGTGGCTCCGAATCCTGTGGCGGCATTAGCGACGTCAACGGCAGACGCCTGGCCGTATTCAGCCAGTTCTCTGTTCCTGAGGATTCTACAGGGTTCTGCCTTTAG
- the trappc6bl gene encoding trafficking protein particle complex subunit 6B, like — MADESLFDFLHMEIVSHIYKEQQSGKGEMDNKDRAVCVSVLESMGFRVGQGLIERLTRDSPSFKDELDVMKFICKDFWTKVFRRQVDNLRTNHQGTYVLQDNKFSLLTQLSSGKQYLDQAPKYLAFSCGIVRGALSNLGMDSVVTAEVSVMPSCKFQVVIQKL; from the exons ATGGCAGACGAGTCTCTGTTCGACTTTCTCCACATGGAGATTGTGTCACATATTTACAAGGAGCAGCAGTCCGGTAAAGGAGAGATGGATAACAAG GAcagagctgtttgtgtgtctgtccttGAAAGCATGGGCTTCAGGGTGGGACAAGGACTCATTGAGAG GTTGACCAGGGACTCTCCCAGCTTCAAGGATGAACTGGATGTAATGAAATTCATCTGTAAAGACTTCTGGACGAAGGTGTTCCGGAGGCAGGTTGACAACCTTAGAACAAACCATCAG GGCACCTATGTTCTGCAGGACAACAAATTTTCTCTGCTCACTCAGCTCTCCAGTGGAAAACAATACTTGGATCAGGCTCCTAAG TACCTTGCTTTTTCATGTGGCATTGTGAGGGGAGCTCTGTCTAACCTTGGTATGGACAGCGTGGTGACAGCTGAGGTCTCTGTTATGCCATCCT GTAAGTTCCAAGTGGTGATCCAGAAGTTATGA
- the bloc1s3 gene encoding biogenesis of lysosome-related organelles complex 1 subunit 3: MSSSYQIVVQGEASETDSDDEVYITSMPPPQTATVGAKVPGEASETDSEGEEEEQADRASSLSQESTQILRRDLPPLIVVRDHPDIQSIVEDRPSPTHRPQGETLLQQKLQESNSRLFTDVAQTLRHVYGSATREVQSATAQLNTSQSAIINASHSIRLILDDLKAVSEKIDIITSCQILPDINISNPNNCTAPAP, encoded by the exons atgTCCAGCAGCTACCAGATTGTGGTGCAGGGCGAGGCCTCTGAGACAGACTCTGATGATGAAGTCTACATCACCTCCATGCCACCTCCTCAAACTGCCACAGTCGGAGCCAAG GTTCCTGGGGAGGCGTCTGAAACAGACAgtgagggtgaggaggaggagcaggcgGACCGAGCATCCTCACTGAGCCAGGAGAGCACTCAGATACTCAGGAGAGACCTGCCTCCTCTTATTGTAGTTAGAGACCATCCTGATATACAGTCCATCGTGGAAGACAGGCCAAGTCCCACACACAGGCCACAAG GTGAGACCCTTTTACAACAGAAGCTGCAGGAATCCAACAGCCGGCTGTTTACTGATGTTGCACAGACACTACGGCATGTTTATGGCAGTGCCACTCGAGAA GTGCAAAGTGCAACAGCTCAGCTGAATACGTCGCAGAGCGCCATCATCAACGCCTCCCACAGCATCCGATTAATCCTGGACGACCTCAAGGCTGTGTCCGAGAAGATCGACATCATCACCAGCTGTCAAATACTGCCTGATATTAACATCAGTAATCCAAATAATTGTACTGCTCCTGCACCTTGA